A region of uncultured Draconibacterium sp. DNA encodes the following proteins:
- a CDS encoding phosphatase PAP2 family protein, with amino-acid sequence MSEKIARIISIIFHPVLIPTIGMFLLMHSGFYFELLLWEAKRFVLLVVFFTTCILPMLSVAVLSLNPRFDINMPGNRDRLIPLLSASVFYYLGFILLRKVQAVPEFKLFMLASVLVLVVLLVVSLKWKISNHMAAIGGLSGTLFALSFRNGVNPVYSVLIVVLLSGLIGTARLILGKHDLKQLIAGYGLGFIVLYLVLYFV; translated from the coding sequence ATGTCGGAGAAAATAGCCAGGATAATATCAATAATATTTCACCCGGTATTAATTCCGACGATTGGCATGTTTCTGCTCATGCACTCGGGGTTTTATTTCGAACTACTTTTATGGGAAGCCAAACGTTTTGTGCTGCTGGTGGTGTTTTTTACTACCTGTATTTTGCCTATGCTTTCGGTGGCAGTACTCTCGCTAAATCCCCGTTTTGATATTAATATGCCCGGCAACCGCGACCGTTTAATTCCCTTGTTAAGCGCATCGGTTTTTTACTACCTCGGTTTTATTTTATTACGTAAAGTACAGGCTGTTCCCGAGTTTAAACTGTTTATGCTCGCATCGGTGCTGGTGCTTGTTGTGTTGCTTGTTGTTTCGCTAAAATGGAAGATCAGCAACCACATGGCAGCCATTGGAGGTTTAAGCGGAACCTTGTTTGCACTTTCTTTCCGAAACGGGGTGAACCCGGTTTATTCGGTTTTAATTGTTGTGTTACTGTCGGGGTTAATCGGAACCGCACGGCTTATTCTTGGCAAACACGATCTGAAACAACTGATTGCCGGCTACGGGCTTGGTTTTATTGTACTTTATCTGGTACTTTATTTTGTTTGA